In Daucus carota subsp. sativus chromosome 4, DH1 v3.0, whole genome shotgun sequence, one DNA window encodes the following:
- the LOC108217337 gene encoding probable serine/threonine-protein kinase At1g54610 — MGCVVAKPSPDSPPKGLQKLKSDNGYVKAGGGFAAARRSTGQRLVPVKDSAKTLRSASTKKNSSAGGSNEEIFARKFELPKTTEDDEVLVDGWPKWLVDNIPRDALSGLIPKSAESYDKLDKIGQGTYSNVYKARDRDTGKIVALKKVRFDTSEPESVKFMAREIRILRMLDHPNIVKLEGLATSRMQYSIYLVFDFMVTDLSRIVCRPNERLSESQVKCYMNQLLAGLQHCHERGILHRDIKGSNLLIDRSGMLKIADFGLANLYNPAKKMPLTSRVVTLWYRAPELLLGATDYGPGIDLWSAGCLMAEMFSGRPVMPGRTEVEQLHRIFKLCGTPSEEYWKKLKVATTFRPPHTYKPNFREAFKDLPKCSLGLLTNLLSLDPSLRGSAHSALKNEFFHTRPLACGLSDLPMLPKEVEEDDVQSKDKRRQLRKSRTRLLSQKQPGHQSEQPVQTLKDDSEYTREVQKRIVEPSGGGEVSRGSTMSSSSMETPTEDAIESKSPPSALSPHIITEEKQASPKIEAPPVVNKNVKSRPPLPTTTKTRSLIRYKEYNDKRYRSNQVQRSVSTREHRKNDTRIHHKLHGLDD; from the exons ATGGGATGTGTTGTAGCTAAGCCTTCCCCGGACTCACCACCGAAAGGTCTGCAGAAGTTAAAGTCTGATAATGGTTATGTTAAAGCTGGAGGAGGATTTGCTGCAGCCAGGAGATCAACAGGCCAAAGGCTTGTTCCTGTGAAAGATTCTGCTAAAACATTGCGGTCTGCCTCTACAAAGAAAAATAGCAGTGCTGGTGGCAGCAATGAGGAGATTTTCGCGAGGAAATTTGAGCTGCCAAAAACCACTGAGGATGACGAAGTGCTAGTGGATGGATGGCCTAAGTGGCTTGTTGATAATATCCCTAGAGACGCTCTTTCGGGTCTGATTCCTAAGAGCGCCGAGTCCTATGATAAGCTTGATAAG ATAGGGCAGGGGACTTACAGTAATGTGTATAAAGCTCGAGACAGGGACACTGGTAAGATTGTTGCTCTTAAAAAGGTCCGCTTTGATACATCAGAACCCGAGAGTGTGAAATTCATGGCGCgagaaattagaattttaaggATGCTTGATCATCCTAACATTGTGAAGCTTGAAGGACTGGCGACATCTAGGATGCAGTACagtatatatttagtttttgattttatggtGACCGATTTGTCAAGAATTGTTTGCCGCCCTAATGAAAGGCTAAGTGAGTCACAG GTCAAATGCTACATGAACCAACTGTTGGCCGGACTGCAGCACTGCCACGAGAGAGGAATATTGCATCGAGACATTAAGGGatcaaatttattaattgatagatCTGGAATGCTGAAAATTGCAGATTTTGGGCTAGCAAATTTGTATAACCCTGCAAAAAAGATGCCACTAACAAGCCGAGTTGTGACACTTTGGTACCGTGCCCCAGAACTACTGTTAGGTGCAACAGACTATGGACCTGGAATTGATCTTTGGAGTGCAGGATGTCTTATGGCAGAGATGTTTTCTGGAAGGCCAGTAATGCCTGGTAGGACTgag GTTGAGCAACTGCACAGAATATTCAAGCTCTGTGGTACACCCTCAGAAGAATACTGGAAAAAGTTGAAGGTGGCCACAACTTTTAGACCACCACACACGTACAAGCCTAATTTTCGCGAAGCTTTTAAAGACTTGCCAAAATGTTCTTTAGGCCTTTTAACCAACCTTCTTTCTCTGGATCCTTCACTTCGCGGTTCTGCTCACTCTGCCCTGAAAAATGAA TTTTTCCATACAAGACCGCTGGCCTGTGGACTTTCAGATTTGCCTATGCTTCCCAAGGAGGTGGAGGAGGACGACGTGCAATCTAAGGATAAGAGAAG GCAATTGAGGAAGTCAAGAACAAGGCTGTTGTCACAGAAACAGCCAGGCCATCAGAGTGAGCAGCCTGTACAAACTCTTAAAGACGATTCAGAATATACGAGAGAG GTGCAAAAAAGAATTGTGGAGCCAAGTGGAGGTGGCGAGGTGTCGCGTGGCAGTACCATGAGCTCTTCCTCTATGGAAACACCGACTGAGGATGCAATTGAGTCTAAATCCCCTCCATCTGCACTCTCACCGCATATCATAACCGAGGAAAAGCAGGCGTCTCCTAAAATAGAAGCCCCTCCTGTTGTTAACAAGAATGTGAAAAGCAGACCTCCGTTACCTACGACCACGAAGACTCGATCTCTGATAAGGTACAAAGAGTACAATGACAAAAGATACAGGTCTAATCAGGTGCAGAGGTCTGTTTCAACTAGAGAGCACAGAAAAAATGATACCAGAATTCATCATAAACTACACGGTTTGGATGATTAG
- the LOC108215746 gene encoding peroxidase 12 isoform X3, translating into MASTFASLISQLLIVPCLLLLSSGYLYVSEAQTPPLVSGLSYTFYNTSCPDFETIVRTRLQTEFASDIGLAAGLLRLHFHDCFVQGCDASVLLDGSASGPGEKNATPNLTLRPQAFQIIEELRSLVQNQCGSVVSCADITAVAARDAVVLSGGPNYSVPFGRRDSLDFATQNDTLANLPAPTSNTSDILSSLATKNLTTTDAVALSGGHTIGIGHCTSFTSRLYPTQDSTMDQTFATNLKITCPTTNSTNTTNLDIRTPNVFDNKYYVDLMNRQGLFTSDQDLYTDNRTRSIVTSFAVNQSLFYENFIIGMLKMGMLNVLTGTQGEIRANCSARNPTSSTLSSVVEEGLETLMGF; encoded by the exons ATGGCCTCAACTTTTGCTTCTTTAATTTCCCAACTACTTATCGTACCATGTCTTTTGCTACTCTCTTCCGGCTACTTGTATGTGTCGGAAGCACAAACTCCGCCTCTGGTGTCAGGACTCTCCTACACTTTCTATAATACAAGCTGCCCTGACTTTGAAACCATCGTCAGGACAAGGCTTCAGACTGAGTTCGCCTCCGATATAGGACTTGCGGCTGGATTGCTCCGGTTGCACTTCCATGATTGTTTTGTGCAG GGATGTGATGCGTCAGTTCTGCTAGATGGTTCAGCAAGTGGACCAGGCGAAAAAAATGCAACACCGAACCTTACATTAAGGCCCCAGGCTTTTCAGATCATCGAAGAACTCAGGAGCCTAGTTCAGAATCAATGTGGGAGTGTTGTCTCATGTGCTGATATTACTGCTGTTGCGGCTCGTGATGCAGTTGTTCTG TCCGGTGGTCCAAACTACAGCGTGCCATTCGGACGCCGCGACAGCCTCGACTTCGCAACCCAAAATGACACTCTCGCTAACCTTCCCGCACCAACTTCGAATACGAGTGACATCCTCTCCTCTCTGGCCACCAAAAATCTCACCACCACCGACGCTGTCGCACTCTCCGGGGGCCACACAATCGGCATTGGTCATTGCACTTCTTTCACCAGTAGACTCTACCCCACCCAAGACTCTACCATGGATCAAACCTTTGCTACGAACCTCAAAATCACTTGTCCAACCACAAACTCTACCAACACGACTAATCTCGATATCCGAACCCCGAATGTATTCGACAACAAGTACTATGTCGACCTCATGAATCGGCAAGGGCTGTTCACTTCGGACCAGGATTTGTATACGGATAACAGGACACGGAGCATTGTCACAAGTTTTGCTGTCAACCAGAGCTTGTTTTAcgagaattttattattggtaTGCTTAAGATGGGAATGTTGAATGTGCTGACGGGAACACAAGGGGAGATTCGGGCAAATTGCTCCGCTAGGAATCCCACCAGCAGTACCTTGTCTAGTGTTGTGGAAGAGGGCTTGGAAACTTTAATGGGATTTTAA
- the LOC108215746 gene encoding peroxidase 12 isoform X2 encodes MASTSASLIPQLLIVPCLLLLSSGFLYVSEAQTPPLVSGLSYTFYSTSCPNFESIVRTRLQTEFASDIGLAAGLLRMHFHDCFVQGCDASVLLDGSASGPGEKNATPNLTLRPQAFQIIEELRSLVQNQCGSVVSCADITAVAARDAVVLSGGPNYSVPFGRRDSLDFATQNDTLANLPAPTSNTSDILSSLATKNLTTTDAVALSGGHTIGIGHCTSFTSRLYPTQDSTMDQTFATNLKITCPTTNSTNTTNLDIRTPNVFDNKYYVDLMNRQGLFTSDQDLYTDNRTRSIVTSFAVNQSLFYENFIIGMLKMGMLNVLTGTQGEIRANCSARNPTSSTLSSVVEEGLETLMGF; translated from the exons ATGGCctcaacttctgcttctttaaTCCCTCAACTACTTATCGTACCATGTCTTTTGCTACTCTCTTCCGGTTTCTTGTACGTGTCGGAAGCACAAACTCCACCTCTGGTGTCCGGACTCTCCTACACTTTCTATAGTACAAGCTGCCCTAACTTTGAATCCATTGTCAGGACCAGGCTTCAGACTGAGTTCGCCTCCGATATAGGTCTTGCGGCTGGATTGCTCCGGATGCATTTCCATGATTGTTTTGTGCAG GGATGTGATGCGTCAGTTCTGCTAGATGGTTCAGCAAGTGGACCAGGCGAAAAAAATGCAACACCGAACCTTACATTAAGGCCCCAGGCTTTTCAGATCATCGAAGAACTCAGGAGCCTAGTTCAGAATCAATGTGGGAGTGTTGTCTCATGTGCTGATATTACTGCTGTTGCGGCTCGTGATGCAGTTGTTCTG TCCGGTGGTCCAAACTACAGCGTGCCATTCGGACGCCGCGACAGCCTCGACTTCGCAACCCAAAATGACACTCTCGCTAACCTTCCCGCACCAACTTCGAATACGAGTGACATCCTCTCCTCTCTGGCCACCAAAAATCTCACCACCACCGACGCTGTCGCACTCTCCGGGGGCCACACAATCGGCATTGGTCATTGCACTTCTTTCACCAGTAGACTCTACCCCACCCAAGACTCTACCATGGATCAAACCTTTGCTACGAACCTCAAAATCACTTGTCCAACCACAAACTCTACCAACACGACTAATCTCGATATCCGAACCCCGAATGTATTCGACAACAAGTACTATGTCGACCTCATGAATCGGCAAGGGCTGTTCACTTCGGACCAGGATTTGTATACGGATAACAGGACACGGAGCATTGTCACAAGTTTTGCTGTCAACCAGAGCTTGTTTTAcgagaattttattattggtaTGCTTAAGATGGGAATGTTGAATGTGCTGACGGGAACACAAGGGGAGATTCGGGCAAATTGCTCCGCTAGGAATCCCACCAGCAGTACCTTGTCTAGTGTTGTGGAAGAGGGCTTGGAAACTTTAATGGGATTTTAA
- the LOC108215746 gene encoding peroxidase 12 isoform X1 produces the protein MASTSASLIPQLLIVPCLLLLSSGFLYVSEAQTPPLVSGLSYTFYSTSCPNFESIVRTRLQTEFASDIGLAAGLLRMHFHDCFVQGCDASVLLDGSASGPSEKNAPPNLTLRAKAFQIIEELRRLVQNQCGRIVSCADITALAARDAVVLSGGPNYRVPFGRRDSLNFATRNATLANLPPPTANTSAILSSLATKNLTATDAVALSGGHTIGIGHCTSFTGRLYPTQDSTMDQTFANNLKITCPTTNSTNTTNLDIRSPNVFDNKYYVDLMNRQGLFTSDQDLYTDSRTRSIVTGFAVNQSLFYEKFIIGMLKMGMLNVLTGTQGEIRANCSARNPTSSFLSTVVEEGLETLMGF, from the exons ATGGCctcaacttctgcttctttaaTCCCTCAACTACTTATCGTACCATGTCTTTTGCTACTCTCTTCCGGTTTCTTGTACGTGTCGGAAGCACAAACTCCACCTCTGGTGTCCGGACTCTCCTACACTTTCTATAGTACAAGCTGCCCTAACTTTGAATCCATTGTCAGGACCAGGCTTCAGACTGAGTTCGCCTCCGATATAGGTCTTGCGGCTGGATTGCTCCGGATGCATTTCCATGATTGTTTTGTGCAG GGATGTGATGCCTCAGTTTTGCTAGATGGTTCAGCAAGTGGACCTAGCGAAAAAAATGCACCACCAAACCTTACACTGAGGGCCAAGGCTTTCCAGATCATCGAAGAACTCAGGAGGCTAGTTCAGAATCAATGTGGAAGAATCGTCTCATGTGCTGATATTACTGCTCTTGCGGCTCGTGATGCAGTTGTTCTG TCCGGTGGTCCAAACTACCGAGTGCCATTCGGGCGCCGCGACAGCCTCAACTTTGCAACCAGAAATGCAACTTTGGCTAATCTTCCCCCGCCGACTGCCAATACAAGTGCCATCCTCTCCTCTCTGGCCACCAAAAATCTCACCGCCACCGACGCAGTCGCGCTCTCGGGGGGCCACACTATCGGCATTGGCCATTGCACTTCTTTCACCGGGAGACTCTACCCCACCCAAGACTCTACCATGGATCAAACCTTCGCTAACAACCTCAAAATCACTTGTCCAACCACAAACTCCACCAACACGACTAATCTAGATATCCGAAGCCCGAATGTATTCGACAACAAGTACTATGTTGACCTCATGAATCGGCAAGGGCTGTTCACTTCGGACCAGGATTTGTATACGGATAGCAGGACACGGAGCATTGTTACAGGTTTTGCTGTGAACCAGAGCTTGTTTTACGAGAAGTTTATTATTGGGATGCTGAAGATGGGGATGTTGAATGTGCTGACCGGAACACAAGGGGAGATTCGGGCGAACTGCTCGGCCAGGAATCCGACCAGCAGTTTCTTGTCTACTGTTGTGGAAGAGGGATTGGAAACTTTGAtgggattttaa
- the LOC108216901 gene encoding peroxidase 12 yields the protein MASNRSSDSIPFLCSCLLLLLLSCLSVSEAQGTPAIAKGLSLTFFDTSCPKLESIVRKQLEKDFKADIGQAAGLLRLHFHDCFVQGCDASVLLDGSASGPGEQDAPPNLSLRAKAFEIIDNIHRQVHKRCGAIVSCADIVALTARDAIVLSGGPDYKVPLGRRDGQTFATRNATLANLPPPFANASSILSSLAKKKLDATDTVALSGAHTIGKAHCSSFTSRLYPQDATMDQTFAKDLKNICPQNASVDGTTDQDIRTPNVFDNKYYVDLMNRQGLFTSDQDLYTDSRTRGIVTSFAVNQTLFFEKFVIAMLKMGQMDVVTGTNGEIRANCSARNSGSTLLSSVVDVAEEFELSNL from the exons ATGGCTTCTAATAGATCTTCAGACTCTATTCCATTTCTGTGCTCATGCCTTTTATTACTACTACTCTCCTGCTTGTCTGTCTCAGAAGCACAAGGCACTCCAGCCATAGCCAAGGGTCTTTCCTTGACTTTTTTCGATACTAGCTGCCCGAAGTTAGAGTCCATTGTCAGAAAGCAACTCGAAAAAGACTTCAAGGCAGACATAGGCCAGGCTGCTGGCTTACTTCGTTTGCACTTCCACGATTGCTTTGTCCAG GGATGTGATGCTTCAGTGTTACTTGATGGATCAGCTAGTGGACCAGGCGAGCAGGATGCGCCACCAAACCTGAGTCTGAGGGCAAAGGCGTTCGAAATTATTGACAATATTCACCGACAAGTCCACAAGCGATGCGGTGCTATTGTTTCCTGCGCTGATATCGTCGCTCTTACTGCCCGTGATGCAATTGTTTTG TCCGGTGGTCCAGACTACAAAGTGCCACTGGGAAGGCGTGACGGACAAACCTTTGCGACAAGAAACGCCACACTAGCCAACCTTCCTCCTCCATTTGCTAATGCTAGTTCTATCCTTTCCTCTCTGGCCAAGAAGAAACTCGATGCCACTGATACTGTTGCACTCTCCGGGGCACACACAATCGGCAAAGCTCACTGCAGTTCCTTCACAAGCCGCCTCTACCCACAAGACGCTACCATGGACCAAACCTTCGCCAAAGACCTCAAAAACATATGCCCCCAAAATGCATCAGTTGATGGAACAACAGACCAAGATATTCGGACTCCAAACGTGTTTGACAACAAGTACTATGTTGACCTCATGAACCGACAAGGACTTTTTACATCGGACCAGGATTTGTATACGGATAGTAGGACCCGTGGCATTGTTACGAGTTTTGCAGTTAACCAGACCTTGTTTTTTGAGAAATTTGTGATTGCCATGTTGAAGATGGGACAGATGGATGTGGTGACAGGAACAAACGGGGAGATTCGGGCTAATTGTTCGGCGAGAAACTCTGGTAGTACGTTGTTGTCCTCTGTTGTTGATGTAGCAGAAGAATTTGAGCTATCAAATTTATAG
- the LOC108216875 gene encoding peroxidase 12, translated as MASYFTNYFQILCSCVLIALLSNLCVSEAQDYPPVAEGLSLTFYDTSCPDLEATVRKQLEEEFTQDIGQAAGLLRLHFHDCFVQGCDASVLLDGSASGPGDTEQDAPPNLTLRAKAFEIVDKIRGLVHELCGAVVSCADIVALSARDSIVLSGGPDYKVPLGRRDGLSFATRNDTLANLPPPFANASSILSALANKSLDATDTVALSGAHTIGKAHCSSFTDRLYPQDPTMDETFATDLIGICPENSTVDGTTDQDFRSPDDFDNKYYVNLVNRQGLFTSDQDLFTDSTTSDIVTSFANNQTLFFEKFVIAMLKMGQMGVVTGTDGEIRTNCSAKNSDTTLLSTLVDVAGELNY; from the exons atGGCTTCTTATTTTACCAACTATTTTCAAATTCTATGCTCCTGTGTTTTAATCGCACTACTCTCCAACTTGTGTGTCTCGGAAGCACAAGATTACCCCCCGGTAGCGGAGGGACTTTCATTGACTTTCTACGACACTAGCTGCCCTGATTTGGAGGCCACTGTCAGGAAACAACTCGAAGAGGAATTCACGCAAGACATTGGTCAAGCTGCTGGCTTGCTTCGTCTGCATTTCCATGATTGTTTTGTCCAG GGATGTGATGCTTCGGTGTTACTTGATGGATCGGCGAGTGGACCAGGAGACACGGAGCAGGATGCACCCCCGAACCTGACTTTGAGAGCGAAGGCGTTCGAGATTGTTGACAAAATTCGTGGGCTAGTGCACGAGCTTTGCggtgcagttgtttcttgcgcTGATATCGTCGCTCTCAGTGCCCGTGATTCGATTGTTCTG TCGGGAGGTCCGGACTACAAAGTGCCACTGGGAAGGCGGGATGGACTAAGCTTCGCAACAAGAAACGACACACTAGCCAACCTTCCTCCTCCCTTCGCTAATGCTAGTTCTATCCTCTCTGCTCTGGCCAACAAAAGCCTAGACGCCACAGATACCGTCGCGCTCTCAGGGGCACACACTATCGGCAAAGCTCACTGCAGTTCCTTCACGGATCGCCTATACCCACAAGACCCTACCATGGACGAAACCTTTGCTACTGACCTCATAGGCATCTGCCCCGAAAACTCAACAGTCGATGGCACAACAGACCAAGACTTCAGAAGCCCGGATGATTTTGATAACAAGTACTACGTCAACCTCGTGAACCGACAAGGCCTGTTTACTTCGGACCAGGACTTGTTCACAGATAGTACGACCAGTGACATTGTCACTAGTTTTGCAAATAACCAGACCTTGTTTTTTGAGAAGTTTGTGATTGCTATGTTGAAGATGGGACAGATGGGTGTGGTGACTGGAACAGACGGGGAGATTCGGACTAATTGTTCAGCGAAAAACTCGGATACTACATTGTTGTCTACTCTGGTTGATGTTGCAGGGGAACTGAACTATTGA
- the LOC108215940 gene encoding peroxidase 12: MASITSASLCSLLFLLPFLLLQLSDLHVSEAQNVPIAKGLSLTFFDTTCPRLESIVRKQLEKDFAEDIGQAAGLLRMHFHDCFVQGCDASVLLDGSASGPSEQKAPPNLSLRPQAFKIIDNIRRQVHRRCGAIVSCADITALTARDAVVLSGGPDYKVPLGRRDGLNFATAQATLDNLVGPSANTTEVLRRLARKNLDVTDTVALSGAHTIGLSHCSSFTNRLYPQDPTMDQTFAKNLKTSCPQNAQVDATVFQDIRTPNVFDNKYYVDLMNRQGLFTSDQDLYTDSRTRGIVTSFAVNQTLFFEKFVIGMLKMGQLNVLTGTQGEIRANCSMRNSDNTLLSSVVDVAEEAGQLIGF, encoded by the exons ATGGCTTCCATAACTTCTGCTTCCCTATGCTCCCTGCTCTTTCTATTGCCTTTTCTTTTGCTACAACTTTCAGACTTGCATGTCTCAGAAGCACAAAATGTACCTATAGCCAAGGGACTCTCTTTAACTTTCTTCGACACTACTTGCCCCAGATTGGAATCCATTGTGAGGAAGCAACTCGAGAAAGACTTTGCTGAAGATATCGGCCAAGCTGCTGGCTTACTTCGCATGCACTTCCACGATTGCTTTGTTCAG GGCTGCGATGCATCTGTATTGCTGGATGGTTCGGCCAGTGGACCTAGCGAGCAGAAGGCGCCTCCAAATCTGAGTCTAAGGCCCCAGGCATTCAAAATTATCGATAACATTCGCAGACAAGTGCACAGACGTTGCGGTGCCATTGTGTCATGCGCTGATATCACCGCTCTCACCGCCCGTGATGCAGTTGTTCTG TCCGGTGGCCCAGACTACAAAGTACCACTAGGAAGACGCGATGGACTCAACTTCGCAACAGCACAGGCCACACTAGACAACCTTGTTGGTCCATCTGCCAATACAACTGAAGTCCTCCGTCGTCTGGCCAGGAAAAATCTAGATGTAACCGACACTGTGGCGCTCTCGGGTGCCCACACCATTGGTCTAAGCCACTGCAGTTCATTCACCAATCGTCTATACCCGCAAGACCCAACAATGGACCAAACATTTGCCAAAAACCTGAAAACCTCGTGCCCTCAAAATGCACAAGTTGATGCCACAGTATTCCAAGACATTCGGACTCCAAATGTGTTCGACAACAAGTACTATGTTGATCTCATGAACCGACAAGGCTTGTTTACTTCGGACCAAGATTTGTATACGGACAGCAGGACTCGAGGCATTGTGACGAGCTTTGCAGTTAACCAGACTTTGTTTTTCGAGAAGTTTGTGATCGGCATGTTGAAGATGGGGCAATTGAATGTATTGACGGGAACTCAGGGCGAAATTCGGGCCAATTGTTCGATGAGAAATTCGGATAATACATTGTTGTCTTCGGTTGTGGATGTGGCTGAGGAGGCTGGCCAGCTTATAGGCTTTTAG